ATGATATGGAAAAAATGTACAAGTTTCCTTTAAAGATGCATGTAGGAGCACCTGATGTAGCATGTGTTAAAGAAGGACAAGAAGTTAAAAGAGGAGAATGTATAGCTGAACCTAATGGATTAGGTGCTAAAATACATACAAGTGTGTCTGGTGTAGTTGAAAAAATTACAGATGCAGAAATAATAATAAAAGCAAATGAAAATCAATCAAAAGATTTTGTTAAAATTAAAGACTGTGAGGATATTCTGGAGACTATTGCTGAAGCAGGTATAGTAGGAGCTGGTGGAGCTGGATTTCCAACACATATAAAATTAAAAGCAGATATGAAAGATGGTTATGTTATAGCAAATTGTGTAGAATGTGAACCAGCACTACGCCATAATATAGCATTTATAGAAAAAGATCCTGATACAGTAATTAAGGGATTAAGATATGCTATGAAAGTAACTAATGCTCCAAAAGGATATATAGCAATAAAAGGTAAGCATGAAAATGCTATAAAAATATTAAAAGATCATTTAAAAGGAGCTTCTGATATAGAAGTAAAAGAACTTCAAGATATATACCCAATGGGAGAAGAAAGAGCTATAATTCACGCTATATTAGGAAAGTGGTTAGCACCAACTCAACTTCCATTAGAAGCAAAATGTGTTGTAATTAATGGAGAAACTTTAGCTAATATAACAAGAGCAGTAGAGGAAAGAAAACCTGTTATAGATAAAGACATAACAATAATAGGTAAATTAAAAACAGGT
Above is a window of Clostridium sporogenes DNA encoding:
- the prdC gene encoding proline reductase-associated electron transfer protein PrdC, whose amino-acid sequence is MEKMYKFPLKMHVGAPDVACVKEGQEVKRGECIAEPNGLGAKIHTSVSGVVEKITDAEIIIKANENQSKDFVKIKDCEDILETIAEAGIVGAGGAGFPTHIKLKADMKDGYVIANCVECEPALRHNIAFIEKDPDTVIKGLRYAMKVTNAPKGYIAIKGKHENAIKILKDHLKGASDIEVKELQDIYPMGEERAIIHAILGKWLAPTQLPLEAKCVVINGETLANITRAVEERKPVIDKDITIIGKLKTGNKPNVLFDMPVGTPIHDLIEECGGIDGEFGEVVIGGPYTGKAGDIKESVVTKMSGGAIVTIQLPEYKGPLGLLVCACGANEERLRDIASKMKSEVVGVTKCKNVEEIRGANKCKTPGDCPGQVAGIMKLKKDGAKRILISNCSDCSNTVMCCAPNLGIPVYHHTDHVFRTIDHTLTRRLPIDKE